A DNA window from Mastomys coucha isolate ucsf_1 unplaced genomic scaffold, UCSF_Mcou_1 pScaffold21, whole genome shotgun sequence contains the following coding sequences:
- the LOC116101091 gene encoding olfactory receptor 5B12-like, which produces MTLMENTSEVTEFIFVGLTDAPELQIPLFIIFTLIYLITLFGNLGMIMLILLDSRLHTPMYFFLCNLSLVDCVYASAITPKVMEGFLTGSKTISFNGCAAQMFFFVAFIAIESLILASMAYDRHTAVCKPLHYTTIMTSTTCILIVTCCYMCGILQSSIHVALAFCLSFCHSNVINHFFCDIPPLLTISCSDTYTNEITLLVLATLDVVFTLLVILNTYLLIFIAILRMHSAEAQRKAFSTCASHLITVSIFFGSLIFMYLQPSSNHSMDTDKVASVFYTMVIPMLNPIVYSLRNKEVKNAFKKVVGKLMSSFHLVN; this is translated from the coding sequence ATGACTTTGATGGAGAATACTTCAGAGGttactgaatttatttttgtaggGTTGACAGATGCCCCAGAGCTTCAAATTCCTTTATTTATCATCTTCACTCTCATTTATTTGATCACACTGTTTGGGAACCTTGGGATGATCATGCTGATTCTCTTGGACTCCCGACTCCACACACCTATGTACTTTTTCCTCTGTAACCTCTCCCTGGTGGACTGTGTTTATGCTTCAGCAATCACTCCCAAGGTGATGGAAGGGTTTCTCACAGGAAGTAAGACCATATCTTTTAATGGGTGTGCTGCCCAGATGTTCTTCTTTGTAGCCTTTATTGCTATTGAAAGTTTGATCCTTGCATCAATGGCCTATGACCGTCATACTGCAGTGTGCAAACCCCTGCACTATACTACCATTATGACAAGTACCACCTGTATTCTAATTGTCACCTGCTGCTACATGTGTGGGATCTTGCAGTCCTCTATCCATGTTGCTCTTGcattttgtctttccttctgtcaTTCCAATGTAATTAATCACTTTTTCTGCGACATTCCCCCACTGCTGACTATCTCTTGTTCTGACACCTACACAAATGAGATTACACTCCTTGTCTTGGCTACCTTGGATGTTGTTTTCACTCTCTTGGTTATCTTAAACACTTACCtgcttattttcattgctatcCTGAGGATGCATTCAGCTGAAGCACAAAGGAAGGCCTTCTCTACCTGTGCATCTCATCTCATCACTGTGTCCATCTTCTTTGGTTCCCTTATATTCATGTACTTACAGCCCAGCTCCAATCACTCCATGGACACAGACAAAGTTGCATCTGTGTTTTATACAATGGTTATTCCTATGCTGAACCCTATagtctacagcctgaggaacaaaGAGGTAAAAAATGCATTTAAGAAAGTTGTTGGAAAATTAATGTCTTCATTTCATTTAGTCaattaa
- the LOC116101420 gene encoding olfactory receptor 5B2-like — protein sequence MKNNTEVSEFILLGLTKAPELQGLLFMMFTFFYAFTLAGNLGMILLILLDAHLHTPMYFFLSNLSLVDFGSSSTVTPKVMAGLLPGSNVISYNACAVQMFFFVFFATVDSYLLASMAYDRYAAVCKPLHYTTTMTKGVCTCLATGSYIFGILNASIQTGDTFGLPFCIYNVINHFFCDIPAVRILACSDKHMNEMILILVSSFHIIFAFLVILISYLLIFLNILKMHSSEGYQKAFSTCASHLTAVFTFYGTVTIMYLKPSASHSMDTDKFVSVFYTMIIPMLNPMVYSLRNKEVKNALKKVVQRAKLCLVC from the coding sequence ATGAAGAACAACACAGAAGTGAGTGAGTTCATCCTCCTGGGACTAACCAAAGCACCAGAGCTTCAAGGTCTTCTCTTTATGATGTTCACATTTTTCTATGCCTTCACTTTGGCTGGAAATCTTGGAATGATCCTTTTGATATTGCTGGATGCTCATCTACACACCCCCATGTATTTCTTCCTTAGTAATCTGTCCTTGGTAGACTTTGGTTCTTCCTCAACAGTCACTCCAAAGGTCATGGCTGGACTCCTTCCAGGAAGCAATGTAATTTCTTACAATGCATGTGCTGTTCAGATGTTCTTTTTTGTATTCTTTGCCACTGTGGATAGCTACCTCTTAGCTTCAATGGCATATGATCGTTATGCAGCAGTATGTAAACCCTTACATTATACTACCACTATGACAAAAGGTGTTTGTACTTGTCTGGCCACTGGTTCCTATATTTTTGGCATTTTGAATGCTTCTATACAAACAGGAGATACCTTTGGCCTCCCTTTCTGTATTTACAATGTGATTAATCACTTCTTCTGTGATATTCCTGCAGTGAGGATTTTGGCTTGCTCTGATAAACACATGAATGAGATGATTCTTATTCTTGTATCTAGCTTTCACATtatatttgcttttcttgttaTCTTGATTTCCTACTTACTCatatttttgaacattttgaaGATGCATTCAAGTGAGGGATACCAGAAGGCTTTTTCCACATGTGCTTCTCACCTAACTGcagtttttacattttatggAACTGTCACCATAATGTACTTAAAGCCAAGTGCCAGTCATTCCATGGACACAGATAAATTTGTCTCTGTGTTTTATACTATGATTATCCCCATGCTAAATCCTATGGTCTACAGTCTGAGGAACAAAGAAGTTAAGAATGCATTAAAGAAGGTTGTTCAAAGGGCAAAGCTATGTTTAGTATGTTAA